In Antennarius striatus isolate MH-2024 chromosome 10, ASM4005453v1, whole genome shotgun sequence, one DNA window encodes the following:
- the slc7a11 gene encoding cystine/glutamate transporter isoform X2, with product MSTTSEFTQRTGQNTENGQKVAWNENEADDGGKVKHEKKVVLGKKVTLLRGVSIIIGTTIGGGIFIAPKGILKNSGNIGMSLVMWIGCGVLSLLASVMYLNSMSVTWTTRLQTFLTVCKLLAILAIIVPGMYQLFKGKTENFQNAFDTSQMQLSGLPLAFYSGMYAYAGWFYLNFVTEEVDNPERTVPLAICISMAVVTCGYVLINVAYYTVISAEELLASPAVAVTFAEKMFGKLSIAVPVFVALSCYGSMNGSVFALSRTFYVASREGHLPRVLSMIHIHRHTPLAAVFILYPMTLLQLFVGDIYSLLNFMSFMRWLFIGLVVLGLIYLRYTKPDLPRPFKVPLFIPVLFCLTCFTMVFMSLYSDPVNTGIGFAISLTGIPAYFIFIYFDQRPKWLQRALDSFNRTLQILLMVVPGE from the exons atgtctaCAACATCTGAGTTTACCCAAAGAACTggacaaaatacagaaaatggaCAAAAAGTTGCTTGGAATGAGAATGAAGCAGATGATGGTGGAAAAGTGAAGCATGAAAAGAAAGTAGTTTTAGGGAAGAAGGTGACCCTCCTGAGAGGGGTCTCCATCATCATAGGCACCACCATCGGAGGAGGAATATTCATCGCTCCAAAGGGGATCCTGAAGAACTCGGGCAATATAGGAATGTCCCTGGTGATGTGGATCGGCTGTGGTGTGCTGTCACTCCTTG CTTCTGTGATGTACCTCAACAGTATGAGCGTGACGTGGACAACAAGACTTCAAACCTTCCTCACCGTCTGTAAGCTGCTGGCCATCCTTGCCATCATAGTTCCTGGAATGTACCAGCTCTTCAAAG gaaAGACCGAAAATTTCCAGAATGCTTTTGACACGAGTCAAATGCAGCTGTCTGGCCTGCCGCTGGCCTTTTACTCTGGGATGTATGCCTACGCTGGATG GTTCTATTTAAACTTTGTGACAGAGGAAGTGGATAACCCTGAAAG GACTGTGCCATTAGCTATCTGCATCTCCATGGCGGTGGTGACCTGTGGCTATGTGCTGATCAATGTGGCGTACTACACGGTGATctcagcagaggagctcctggCCTCGCCAGCCGTCGCTGTG ACGTTTGCAGAGAAGATGTTTGGGAAGCTCTCCATAGCGGTGCCCGTGTTTGTGGCCTTGTCCTGCTACGGCTCCATGAATGGCTCCGTCTTCGCCTTGTCAAG AACGTTCTATGTGGCATCGCGTGAAGGACACCTCCCCCGGGTTTTATCTATGATCCACATCCACAGACACACTCCACTGGCAGCTGTCTTCATACTG TACCCCATGACTTTGCTCCAGCTTTTTGTGGGAGACATCTACAGCCTGTTGAACTTCATGAGCTTCATGCGGTGGCTGTTTATTGGTCTTGTGGTGCTGGGATTAATATATCTCCGATATACAAAACCTGACCTCCCCCGTCCATTTAAG GTCCCACTCTTCATCCCAGTGCTCTTCTGCTTGACCTGCTTCACTATGGTCTTCATGTCTCTGTACTCCGACCCGGTCAACACAGGGATTGGCTTTGCTATTTCCCTCACTGGCATCCCTGCCTATTTTATCTTCATCTACTTTGACCAGAGACCAAAATGGCTTCAGAGGGCTTTAG ATTCGTTTAACAGGACCTTGCAGATCCTCCTGATGGTTGTCCCTGGAGAATAG
- the slc7a11 gene encoding cystine/glutamate transporter isoform X1, whose translation MSTTSEFTQRTGQNTENGQKVAWNENEADDGGKVKHEKKVVLGKKVTLLRGVSIIIGTTIGGGIFIAPKGILKNSGNIGMSLVMWIGCGVLSLLGALSYAELGTCIKKSGGHYTYILEAFGPQIAFIRLWADLVAIRPAAMAVISLAFGQYILEPLFMPCVIPPIAVKLATAIGVTSVMYLNSMSVTWTTRLQTFLTVCKLLAILAIIVPGMYQLFKGKTENFQNAFDTSQMQLSGLPLAFYSGMYAYAGWFYLNFVTEEVDNPERTVPLAICISMAVVTCGYVLINVAYYTVISAEELLASPAVAVTFAEKMFGKLSIAVPVFVALSCYGSMNGSVFALSRTFYVASREGHLPRVLSMIHIHRHTPLAAVFILYPMTLLQLFVGDIYSLLNFMSFMRWLFIGLVVLGLIYLRYTKPDLPRPFKVPLFIPVLFCLTCFTMVFMSLYSDPVNTGIGFAISLTGIPAYFIFIYFDQRPKWLQRALDSFNRTLQILLMVVPGE comes from the exons atgtctaCAACATCTGAGTTTACCCAAAGAACTggacaaaatacagaaaatggaCAAAAAGTTGCTTGGAATGAGAATGAAGCAGATGATGGTGGAAAAGTGAAGCATGAAAAGAAAGTAGTTTTAGGGAAGAAGGTGACCCTCCTGAGAGGGGTCTCCATCATCATAGGCACCACCATCGGAGGAGGAATATTCATCGCTCCAAAGGGGATCCTGAAGAACTCGGGCAATATAGGAATGTCCCTGGTGATGTGGATCGGCTGTGGTGTGCTGTCACTCCTTG GAGCCCTGTCCTATGCTGAACTGGGAACTTGTATTAAGAAGTCTGGTGGACACTACACATATATACTGGAAGCCTTTGGACCACAGATAGCTTTCATAAGGCTATGGGCTGATCTTGTTGCGATAAG GCCAGCAGCGATGGCGGTCATTTCTCTGGCGTTTGGTCAGTACATCCTGGAGCCCCTGTTCATGCCCTGTGTCATTCCACCTATTGCCGTCAAGCTGGCCACCGCCATCGGTGTAA CTTCTGTGATGTACCTCAACAGTATGAGCGTGACGTGGACAACAAGACTTCAAACCTTCCTCACCGTCTGTAAGCTGCTGGCCATCCTTGCCATCATAGTTCCTGGAATGTACCAGCTCTTCAAAG gaaAGACCGAAAATTTCCAGAATGCTTTTGACACGAGTCAAATGCAGCTGTCTGGCCTGCCGCTGGCCTTTTACTCTGGGATGTATGCCTACGCTGGATG GTTCTATTTAAACTTTGTGACAGAGGAAGTGGATAACCCTGAAAG GACTGTGCCATTAGCTATCTGCATCTCCATGGCGGTGGTGACCTGTGGCTATGTGCTGATCAATGTGGCGTACTACACGGTGATctcagcagaggagctcctggCCTCGCCAGCCGTCGCTGTG ACGTTTGCAGAGAAGATGTTTGGGAAGCTCTCCATAGCGGTGCCCGTGTTTGTGGCCTTGTCCTGCTACGGCTCCATGAATGGCTCCGTCTTCGCCTTGTCAAG AACGTTCTATGTGGCATCGCGTGAAGGACACCTCCCCCGGGTTTTATCTATGATCCACATCCACAGACACACTCCACTGGCAGCTGTCTTCATACTG TACCCCATGACTTTGCTCCAGCTTTTTGTGGGAGACATCTACAGCCTGTTGAACTTCATGAGCTTCATGCGGTGGCTGTTTATTGGTCTTGTGGTGCTGGGATTAATATATCTCCGATATACAAAACCTGACCTCCCCCGTCCATTTAAG GTCCCACTCTTCATCCCAGTGCTCTTCTGCTTGACCTGCTTCACTATGGTCTTCATGTCTCTGTACTCCGACCCGGTCAACACAGGGATTGGCTTTGCTATTTCCCTCACTGGCATCCCTGCCTATTTTATCTTCATCTACTTTGACCAGAGACCAAAATGGCTTCAGAGGGCTTTAG ATTCGTTTAACAGGACCTTGCAGATCCTCCTGATGGTTGTCCCTGGAGAATAG